A single region of the Saprospiraceae bacterium genome encodes:
- a CDS encoding class I SAM-dependent methyltransferase — protein MKAFWDDRYSKEEFAYGEQPNNYLKEQLEKLPIGTILFPAEGEGRNAVFAAKTGWTVSAFDISKEGKKKALRLAKSNNVNIDYQVGELKDMSYDNEQFDAIALIYAHFPASIKSAYHKTIDNYLRKGGFVIFEAFSKKHISYNAKNEQVGGPKDVEMLFSIDEINADFENYEVIELIEKEIELNEGLFHKGKGSVIRFFGRKKDYGKTTRQTILKSTKDNKD, from the coding sequence ATGAAAGCATTTTGGGACGACAGATATAGTAAAGAGGAGTTTGCTTATGGCGAACAGCCTAATAATTATTTAAAGGAACAGCTAGAAAAATTGCCAATTGGGACCATTCTTTTCCCAGCAGAAGGCGAAGGACGAAATGCCGTTTTTGCAGCCAAAACAGGTTGGACCGTCTCCGCCTTTGATATTAGTAAAGAAGGGAAGAAAAAAGCATTGAGACTTGCTAAAAGCAACAACGTCAACATTGATTATCAAGTTGGTGAATTAAAAGACATGAGTTATGATAACGAGCAATTTGACGCCATTGCACTAATCTATGCTCATTTCCCTGCCAGCATAAAATCAGCCTATCACAAGACCATTGACAACTATTTACGTAAGGGTGGGTTTGTCATTTTTGAAGCATTCAGCAAAAAACATATTAGCTACAATGCTAAAAATGAGCAAGTAGGTGGCCCCAAAGATGTAGAAATGTTATTCTCCATTGACGAAATAAATGCGGACTTTGAAAATTACGAAGTTATCGAGTTAATCGAAAAAGAAATTGAATTAAACGAAGGTTTATTTCACAAAGGGAAAGGTTCCGTCATTAGGTTTTTTGGACGAAAAAAAGATTACGGTAAAACAACTCGTCAAACAATTTTAAAGTCTACCAAGGACAATAAAGACTAG
- a CDS encoding 1-acyl-sn-glycerol-3-phosphate acyltransferase, whose translation MWSKFCAFLFGLFGWKVELAFTVFPPKYIVAVVPHTSGWDFPIGVFTRNITNQKIKFIAKASLFKFPLGPILTLFGGVPVDRSKRSNFVDAVVDMFNEREKFAIALSPEGTRNRVEKLKTGFYFMAKGAGIPVILCRFNYERKRVEMAVPFYPTEDSEADMQFIENYFRGIRGKFPEKSF comes from the coding sequence ATGTGGAGTAAATTTTGTGCCTTCTTATTTGGCTTGTTTGGATGGAAAGTTGAACTAGCTTTTACTGTTTTTCCGCCAAAATATATTGTAGCAGTGGTACCTCATACCTCTGGTTGGGACTTCCCCATCGGTGTTTTTACTAGAAATATAACGAATCAAAAAATCAAATTTATTGCGAAGGCTTCGCTTTTCAAGTTTCCTTTGGGTCCTATTTTGACCTTATTTGGCGGGGTGCCAGTAGACCGCTCCAAGCGTAGCAATTTTGTCGATGCAGTGGTCGATATGTTTAATGAAAGAGAAAAATTTGCTATAGCACTCTCTCCAGAGGGTACGCGCAACAGGGTTGAGAAATTAAAAACTGGGTTTTATTTTATGGCTAAAGGAGCAGGCATTCCCGTTATCCTTTGCCGATTCAATTATGAAAGAAAACGAGTCGAGATGGCTGTACCCTTTTATCCTACCGAAGATTCGGAAGCCGACATGCAATTTATTGAAAACTATTTTCGTGGTATCCGTGGTAAATTTCCAGAGAAGAGTTTTTAG
- a CDS encoding Crp/Fnr family transcriptional regulator: MNSLDQKLPHLPLALRQEMLEKGILKLVPAGMELLREGQYVKVVPLVLSGLIKVFSSHEDKELLLYYIAPSESCIMSFSAGLWNLPSKVFAVTAEETQVILLPVDVVNEWIKKYPPLNKLFFEQFNKRYEDLLHTIHQVLFQRMDIRLLEYLRGQAALSDSKFLDLRHHQIAREMGTAREVISRVIKKLEQDNKLIQHPNGIEIL, translated from the coding sequence ATGAACAGTTTAGATCAAAAACTTCCTCACCTGCCGCTTGCTTTGCGACAAGAGATGCTAGAAAAAGGAATCTTAAAACTTGTGCCAGCTGGAATGGAACTTTTGCGGGAAGGGCAATATGTAAAAGTAGTACCCTTGGTATTGAGTGGGTTGATAAAAGTGTTTAGCAGCCATGAAGACAAGGAATTGTTGCTCTACTACATAGCACCTTCTGAAAGTTGTATTATGTCATTTTCGGCTGGCCTCTGGAATTTACCAAGCAAGGTGTTCGCCGTAACGGCGGAAGAAACCCAAGTCATTTTATTACCCGTAGATGTAGTGAACGAATGGATAAAAAAATACCCGCCGCTCAACAAGCTTTTTTTCGAACAATTCAATAAACGTTATGAAGACCTTTTGCATACCATCCATCAGGTGCTTTTCCAAAGAATGGATATCCGATTGCTTGAGTACTTACGTGGGCAAGCAGCATTGTCAGACAGCAAATTTCTTGACCTAAGGCATCACCAAATTGCTCGCGAAATGGGAACGGCAAGAGAAGTAATAAGCAGGGTCATCAAAAAGCTAGAGCAAGACAACAAACTCATACAGCATCCTAATGGGATCGAAATATTATAG
- a CDS encoding DUF2892 domain-containing protein, translating to MKKNMGSMDRAIRVIVAIVVAALFFTNVISGVLGIVLMVLAGVFVLTSVVSFCPLYAPFGISTCAVKNKEA from the coding sequence ATGAAAAAGAATATGGGTTCTATGGATCGAGCGATCCGGGTTATCGTTGCCATCGTGGTGGCTGCACTTTTTTTCACCAATGTCATCAGTGGTGTTTTGGGGATTGTCCTTATGGTCTTGGCAGGTGTTTTTGTTTTGACCAGTGTAGTGAGTTTCTGCCCTTTATATGCACCGTTTGGTATTAGCACTTGCGCGGTTAAAAATAAAGAAGCTTGA
- a CDS encoding CotH kinase family protein, translating to MRISSLLVILWLAAGGVWSQTADLKPAEDPIELVFNQEGGFYDHPLDIYLSAPKGVIFYTLDGSKPGRRSYPYRRSITIEETTVLRVVVYNEEGRSAYFGQTYFINEPPTRFPVISLAVTSSMLFDPIRGVFMQGNQVIDSLWQKPGANFWTRREFPIHTEIYEVDGNCVYNNATGFRLFGGMSRLFPQKSLALVARNRYGQSRIDYPIFGKEGPKKFKFLVLRNAGSDFGKSHFRDALMTGLVDDWDIEKQLYRPSHVYINGKYWGIYNIREKVNRYFVEAHSEANKDSIDLIEHRMIKKRGSLSHYQEMLRFLERYDLSITQNFEHLQSMMEVDNFMKLQIAQIYFDNQDAGGNIKFWRPQTPDGRWRWILFDTDWGYGLHDHHAYQNNSLAFHTEPEGPHWPNPPWSTFILRKLLENPGFQRDFVNHFADYLNTSFSSAQADKRIDDLYKQIAPEIDRHLNRWHLSKTKWEEQIEIIRTFARERPHHVRMHLMEHFRTGALRQLDAIASEGGRIVLNNNITISGTPFSGQYFANYPIQVKAIADYGYRFSHWEGISMGEGQREFELKLSEERYSLKAVFVPFIHPLVGQVMINEISPNNKQSGDWIEIFNRSKDRVSLRGWTLADKKNTFVFPDISLAPNDYLVVCEDEQKFLQAFPQAYNVIGRLGFGLNKREECLQLFSELGAAVDSIAYEIPPRDSAFTLSLLLPSLDNNDIENWEIRSGLGSPNLPNPYYVESSIRYLQSQWMQVGLAAGVVILCIILLILRQRKLL from the coding sequence TTGAGAATTAGTTCACTTTTGGTGATACTTTGGTTGGCAGCAGGTGGGGTATGGTCACAAACAGCAGACCTTAAACCCGCAGAAGACCCCATAGAACTTGTCTTTAACCAGGAAGGTGGTTTCTATGATCATCCTTTGGATATCTATCTTTCCGCTCCCAAAGGCGTCATTTTTTATACCCTCGATGGGAGCAAACCAGGCCGTCGTTCCTACCCTTATCGTCGCTCCATTACTATTGAAGAAACCACAGTGCTGCGCGTCGTGGTATATAATGAGGAAGGACGAAGCGCCTATTTTGGTCAAACTTATTTCATCAACGAGCCGCCGACCAGGTTTCCGGTCATTTCCTTGGCGGTGACTTCTTCCATGCTTTTTGATCCGATTAGGGGTGTTTTTATGCAGGGGAACCAGGTGATCGATTCGTTATGGCAGAAGCCAGGAGCCAATTTTTGGACCCGAAGGGAATTCCCTATCCATACAGAGATTTACGAGGTGGACGGCAATTGTGTCTATAATAATGCAACAGGGTTCCGGCTTTTTGGTGGGATGAGTCGCCTGTTTCCACAAAAATCGCTCGCTTTGGTCGCCCGAAATCGCTATGGTCAAAGTCGGATTGATTACCCGATCTTTGGCAAGGAAGGTCCTAAGAAGTTCAAGTTTCTCGTTTTGCGAAATGCGGGTAGTGACTTTGGCAAATCTCATTTCAGAGATGCCCTAATGACAGGCCTGGTAGATGATTGGGATATTGAAAAACAACTCTATCGCCCCTCTCATGTTTATATCAATGGGAAATACTGGGGCATCTATAATATCAGGGAAAAGGTCAACCGATACTTTGTTGAGGCCCATAGCGAAGCAAATAAGGACAGTATTGACCTGATCGAACACCGAATGATCAAAAAGCGGGGCTCCCTAAGTCATTACCAAGAGATGCTTCGCTTTCTGGAAAGATATGATTTGAGCATAACACAAAACTTCGAGCATCTTCAAAGCATGATGGAGGTTGACAATTTTATGAAGCTCCAGATTGCCCAAATCTATTTTGACAACCAGGATGCAGGTGGGAATATCAAATTCTGGCGACCTCAAACGCCAGATGGACGCTGGCGCTGGATTTTATTCGATACCGATTGGGGCTATGGTCTGCACGACCATCATGCCTACCAAAACAATAGCCTGGCCTTTCATACGGAGCCCGAGGGACCACATTGGCCCAACCCACCCTGGAGCACCTTTATCCTGCGGAAATTACTGGAAAATCCAGGTTTTCAACGCGACTTTGTAAATCATTTTGCGGATTACCTTAATACTTCCTTTTCAAGTGCACAAGCCGACAAGCGCATAGATGATCTCTACAAGCAAATTGCACCTGAGATTGATCGGCACCTGAATCGTTGGCATTTGAGCAAAACCAAATGGGAAGAGCAAATCGAAATCATCCGCACCTTTGCCCGCGAACGCCCTCATCATGTGCGAATGCACCTCATGGAGCATTTTCGTACTGGAGCCCTCAGGCAGCTTGATGCCATCGCCAGTGAGGGCGGCCGAATTGTCCTGAATAATAACATTACCATCAGTGGAACGCCTTTCTCGGGGCAATATTTTGCCAATTACCCCATTCAGGTCAAAGCCATTGCAGACTATGGCTACCGTTTTTCGCATTGGGAAGGAATAAGCATGGGGGAAGGCCAAAGGGAATTTGAGTTAAAGCTCTCAGAGGAACGATATAGCCTCAAAGCCGTTTTTGTACCTTTTATTCATCCGCTGGTCGGGCAAGTTATGATTAATGAAATTAGCCCCAATAATAAACAATCAGGTGACTGGATTGAGATTTTCAACCGGTCGAAAGACAGGGTTAGCCTCCGAGGGTGGACCCTGGCTGATAAAAAAAATACTTTCGTTTTTCCAGATATCAGCCTTGCGCCCAATGATTACCTGGTCGTTTGCGAAGATGAACAAAAGTTTTTGCAGGCCTTTCCTCAGGCTTATAATGTGATTGGCCGCTTAGGATTTGGACTCAATAAACGAGAAGAATGTTTGCAATTGTTTTCAGAGTTAGGTGCGGCAGTAGATAGCATTGCCTACGAAATCCCACCACGTGATTCTGCCTTTACCTTGAGTCTATTGCTTCCTAGCCTAGACAATAATGACATCGAAAACTGGGAAATAAGATCAGGTCTTGGTTCTCCTAACCTACCTAACCCCTACTATGTCGAAAGTAGTATCCGGTATTTACAATCCCAATGGATGCAAGTAGGACTGGCTGCGGGCGTCGTCATCCTGTGCATCATCTTATTGATCTTGCGACAGCGAAAACTACTGTAG
- a CDS encoding DUF5106 domain-containing protein produces the protein MTRLLFLFSLIVLILACSAKDPIQGSSSASSSRSMAGPANISIQVHGINSGTAKLIGVFAENRYLADSASIDATGKFAFVNSNGYTPGLFFVLLPDNSNFQLLLDADQTMEVETTLGLMATEMKVTGSVDNELMYESFAFESAQRVAFDGATQRMKQFSPGTPEYTQAQAEYDAQISARKAYLVSLERDYPNSFFTKFKIAGQNPDIKEFKNPDGTTDKYAQVYYFRTHMWDNVDFSDERLVRTPVILNKLKRYISELTVQHPDSINQATDFLIQKAINSPEYFKFFANWITLQYEPTKTTLMDPEAVFVHMIQNYFTYEKAFWSDSVQVHGLQLRAYEMAASLVGKKGPNVQANDPNGKPKSLYDLKKPYIVVYMYDPNCDNCAIETPKLAQFYQANKGIVDIFGIVLNTNEVEWKNYIAKNKIAEWTHVYDPTNRAIYATYFVDHTPEIYVLNPDRKIIAKNLKTEQIAEVINKDRTGS, from the coding sequence ATGACTCGTTTATTGTTTCTATTCAGTTTGATCGTTTTAATCTTGGCTTGTTCTGCTAAAGATCCTATTCAAGGAAGTAGCTCGGCAAGTAGCAGCCGCAGCATGGCTGGCCCTGCAAATATTAGTATCCAGGTCCATGGCATAAACAGCGGCACGGCAAAATTGATCGGCGTTTTTGCTGAAAACAGGTATTTGGCTGATTCAGCGTCGATAGATGCCACCGGTAAATTTGCTTTCGTCAATTCCAATGGTTATACGCCGGGCTTATTTTTTGTGTTATTGCCTGATAATTCTAATTTCCAACTGCTGTTAGATGCCGACCAGACCATGGAAGTTGAAACAACCCTTGGGTTGATGGCCACAGAGATGAAGGTTACAGGGAGCGTCGATAATGAGTTGATGTATGAGAGTTTTGCTTTTGAATCAGCGCAACGCGTTGCATTCGATGGGGCTACACAGCGCATGAAACAGTTTAGCCCAGGAACCCCCGAATATACCCAGGCTCAAGCTGAATATGATGCGCAGATTTCAGCGCGAAAGGCTTATTTGGTATCACTGGAAAGAGATTATCCCAATTCCTTTTTTACTAAGTTCAAAATCGCAGGTCAAAATCCAGACATCAAAGAATTCAAAAACCCGGATGGGACAACCGATAAATATGCGCAGGTCTATTACTTTCGAACCCACATGTGGGATAACGTTGATTTTAGCGATGAACGATTGGTCCGTACCCCCGTCATTTTGAATAAATTGAAACGATATATTTCGGAATTGACCGTTCAGCATCCAGATTCTATCAATCAAGCGACTGATTTTCTTATCCAAAAGGCGATTAATTCTCCTGAGTATTTTAAGTTTTTTGCCAACTGGATTACCCTCCAATACGAACCCACTAAAACGACCTTGATGGACCCTGAGGCGGTTTTTGTACATATGATCCAAAACTATTTTACATACGAAAAGGCGTTCTGGTCTGATTCTGTTCAGGTGCATGGCCTGCAACTCCGTGCTTATGAAATGGCGGCTAGCCTGGTTGGAAAAAAAGGCCCCAATGTACAAGCCAATGACCCCAATGGCAAGCCTAAGTCCTTGTACGATCTGAAGAAACCCTATATCGTTGTGTACATGTACGATCCCAATTGCGATAATTGTGCCATCGAAACACCGAAGTTGGCTCAATTTTATCAGGCGAACAAAGGGATTGTCGACATATTTGGTATTGTGTTGAATACCAATGAGGTAGAATGGAAAAATTACATAGCTAAAAACAAAATAGCAGAGTGGACACACGTTTATGATCCTACGAATCGCGCTATTTACGCCACCTACTTCGTGGATCATACACCAGAAATATATGTGCTCAATCCAGATCGAAAAATCATAGCTAAAAATCTTAAGACAGAACAAATTGCGGAGGTGATAAACAAAGATCGAACAGGAAGTTAG
- a CDS encoding TonB-dependent receptor, whose amino-acid sequence MKHRRFATISRLLVLLFWIFQATNGFTQTYTETIRGTVVDADTGMPLVGATVFLSQSGKGTTTDSLGKFHLSEVPIGRHQLQISFVGYQPINLTELLLESGKELVLQLSLSESAAELASIVVRAPRGDIQRQAPTVKTLTVEETLRFPATFFDPARLVTTFAGVAQDNDQANGISIRGQSPNNLLWRLEGVDIVNPNHTPNAGTFSDQTTANGGGVNILSAQLLGTSYFHTGAFPVAYGNALSGVMDMYLRQGNNEKQEFTAQAGVIGIELASEGPFNDDTEASYLVNYRYSFVGLLSLMGVQLGDEDISFQDLSFNLVFPAKNGSKLTLFGMGGVSDNIFNAKRDSTLWDENKDRFDIDYASKMGAIGGTYSMPIGTRGSWRTSIALSALSSRRNAEILNTDLEPQPWEEDYYEQSKLSAHSFYQHKLNPRSRLRMGLHLLQQSFDLNKPGENQPSPDLRAGEGLLFQPYFNWQTALAKDLNLNAGLHVAYYDFNQHSSFEPRASIEWTVASKHQLSLAYGLHSQLQQPQLYFAITNNNQSNQSLDFSKAHHLVLGYQHHLNSTTLLSGELYYQSLFNIPIAANEKNAYSAINQLENSIAFPLVNEGTGTNYGFELSLQKYATEGIYYLFNASLYESTYKGSDGIERDTRFNGNYIFNATLGKEWTWQGRKNKDRTLGINGRIAYLGGFRATPIDVQASITAGATIYRDELAFTIQQKDYFRTDLRFYYKTNKANTTNTWSLDIQNATNETNVAFSYFDPLLGEVIVKNQLTLIPILSYRVSF is encoded by the coding sequence ATGAAACACCGCAGATTTGCAACTATTTCACGCTTACTGGTGCTACTTTTTTGGATTTTTCAGGCCACAAATGGATTTACACAAACCTACACCGAAACCATCAGGGGGACCGTCGTAGATGCAGATACCGGTATGCCACTGGTCGGCGCTACTGTTTTTTTAAGCCAATCGGGCAAAGGAACGACAACAGATAGTCTTGGGAAATTTCACCTTAGCGAGGTACCCATTGGGCGTCATCAATTGCAGATTAGTTTCGTGGGGTACCAACCCATAAACCTGACCGAATTGCTACTCGAAAGTGGCAAGGAATTGGTGCTCCAGTTAAGTCTCTCCGAATCTGCTGCTGAACTAGCATCAATCGTTGTTCGCGCGCCGAGAGGTGATATCCAACGACAAGCACCTACCGTCAAAACCTTAACCGTAGAGGAAACACTGCGCTTTCCGGCCACCTTCTTCGATCCGGCCAGGCTGGTGACCACCTTTGCGGGTGTCGCTCAGGACAATGACCAGGCTAATGGCATTTCCATCCGCGGTCAATCGCCCAACAACCTCCTTTGGCGACTGGAAGGAGTGGATATTGTCAACCCCAACCATACCCCTAATGCAGGTACTTTTAGTGATCAAACCACGGCCAATGGCGGTGGCGTTAATATTTTAAGTGCGCAGTTGTTGGGGACTTCCTATTTTCACACCGGCGCTTTTCCGGTTGCTTATGGCAATGCCCTATCGGGAGTAATGGACATGTATCTCCGCCAGGGGAATAATGAAAAGCAGGAATTTACGGCGCAAGCGGGTGTGATCGGCATTGAATTAGCATCTGAAGGCCCCTTTAATGATGATACGGAGGCTTCTTATCTCGTTAACTACCGCTATTCTTTTGTTGGTTTGCTGAGCTTGATGGGGGTTCAATTGGGTGATGAAGACATTTCTTTCCAGGATCTTTCTTTCAACCTGGTTTTTCCGGCAAAAAATGGCAGCAAGTTGACGCTTTTCGGCATGGGTGGCGTAAGTGACAATATTTTCAATGCCAAACGAGACTCCACCCTTTGGGATGAAAACAAAGACCGCTTCGATATTGATTATGCCTCCAAGATGGGGGCCATTGGGGGTACCTATAGCATGCCAATCGGAACAAGAGGAAGCTGGCGTACAAGCATTGCCCTTTCAGCGTTATCAAGTAGGCGAAATGCCGAAATCCTCAATACAGATTTGGAGCCTCAACCCTGGGAAGAAGATTACTACGAGCAATCAAAGTTGTCAGCCCATAGTTTTTACCAGCATAAACTCAATCCTCGATCAAGGCTGCGTATGGGCCTTCACCTCCTTCAACAATCCTTCGATCTTAATAAACCAGGAGAGAACCAACCTTCTCCTGACCTAAGAGCAGGCGAGGGCTTGCTCTTTCAACCCTATTTCAATTGGCAAACCGCCCTTGCCAAAGACCTGAACCTCAATGCCGGTCTTCACGTAGCTTATTACGACTTCAATCAGCATTCGTCGTTCGAGCCACGGGCATCCATAGAATGGACGGTGGCCTCAAAACACCAGCTTAGCCTGGCTTATGGCTTGCATAGCCAATTGCAACAGCCACAACTTTATTTTGCGATTACCAATAACAACCAATCCAACCAGTCGCTCGATTTTTCCAAGGCTCATCACCTGGTGCTAGGTTATCAACACCATTTAAACAGTACGACCCTACTGAGTGGAGAGTTGTATTACCAAAGTCTATTTAATATCCCGATCGCTGCCAATGAAAAAAATGCCTACTCCGCTATCAATCAATTAGAGAACAGCATTGCTTTTCCATTGGTAAACGAAGGAACGGGCACCAACTATGGCTTTGAGCTCAGCTTGCAAAAATATGCAACGGAAGGAATTTACTACTTGTTCAATGCCAGCCTGTATGAGTCGACTTATAAAGGAAGTGATGGTATTGAAAGAGATACGCGTTTTAATGGCAATTATATTTTCAATGCTACCTTAGGTAAGGAATGGACCTGGCAAGGTCGCAAAAACAAAGACCGAACCTTGGGGATCAATGGTCGCATCGCTTACCTTGGCGGCTTCAGGGCGACACCAATCGATGTGCAAGCTTCTATTACCGCTGGCGCAACTATTTACCGCGACGAACTGGCTTTTACCATTCAACAAAAGGATTATTTCCGTACAGACCTTCGTTTTTACTATAAAACCAATAAGGCCAATACAACAAATACCTGGTCATTGGATATCCAGAATGCTACGAATGAAACAAATGTTGCCTTTAGCTATTTTGATCCCCTGCTGGGAGAAGTTATTGTCAAAAACCAATTGACATTGATTCCCATTCTCAGTTATAGGGTATCTTTCTAA
- a CDS encoding transmembrane 220 family protein, with the protein MKIFKLSLSLLFVLFAVVQLNDPDPWGWFALYLYVAALFGFAAFGKAHNYAFLAGLAVILIWAATLAPDFINWLKMGMPTITGSMKAESPHVELTREFLGLLIAGTAIGWLYISHRKR; encoded by the coding sequence ATGAAAATATTCAAACTTAGCTTATCCTTGCTTTTTGTACTGTTTGCCGTCGTCCAGTTAAACGATCCTGATCCCTGGGGATGGTTTGCCTTGTACCTGTATGTGGCCGCACTTTTTGGCTTTGCTGCCTTTGGAAAAGCACACAACTATGCCTTTTTGGCTGGTTTAGCTGTCATTTTGATTTGGGCAGCTACCCTGGCACCCGATTTTATCAATTGGCTAAAAATGGGAATGCCAACCATTACTGGAAGTATGAAGGCAGAATCCCCACATGTTGAATTAACGCGAGAATTTCTGGGGCTGCTGATCGCTGGCACGGCAATTGGCTGGTTGTATATTTCACACCGAAAACGGTAA
- a CDS encoding alpha-isopropylmalate synthase regulatory domain-containing protein, which translates to MKITVMDTTLRDGEQTSGVSFTDGEKLHIAKLLLEELKVDRIEIASALVSDGEFQGAKRILTWANSNGYGEQVEILGFVDKDRSLNWIQQVGGKVINLLCKGSLRHCEEQLRKTPEEHLAGIREVISHAKVMGISVNIYLEDWSNGMRHSPDYVFQMVDALQNEAVARIMLPDTLGILNPDEAGDFCKQMLDRFPNVQFDFHAHNDYDLATANIYTAIKSGINCLHTTLNGLGERAGNVPLSSVIGVVKDLLHHEMNVNEKKLFAVSKMVESLSGIRIPPNKPLIGENVFTQTSGIHADGDNKNNLYFNDLHPERFDRKRQYALGKLAGKASIKKNLDELGIELDAESMKKLTRKINELGDQKEVVTQADLPYIIADVLESMPIAQRIIVKNYALSVAAGLRSMATISIEIDGKTHEETASGEGQYDAFMNALWRIYERLEKPYPTLIDYKVVIPPGGETHALCRTTITWEMNDKQVKTTGLDSDQAVAAIKATIKMLNLIENGLGVKGNERRA; encoded by the coding sequence ATGAAAATAACAGTCATGGATACCACGCTGCGGGATGGTGAACAAACATCGGGGGTATCTTTTACGGATGGTGAGAAATTACATATCGCTAAGCTGCTGTTGGAAGAACTAAAGGTAGATCGCATCGAAATTGCCTCAGCCTTGGTGTCCGATGGAGAATTTCAGGGAGCCAAACGCATTTTGACCTGGGCCAATAGCAATGGATATGGGGAACAGGTAGAAATCCTTGGTTTTGTTGATAAAGATCGTTCCTTAAACTGGATTCAGCAGGTGGGAGGCAAAGTGATTAACCTATTGTGCAAGGGGTCACTGCGACATTGTGAGGAACAGTTGCGAAAAACCCCTGAAGAACACCTGGCTGGCATTCGGGAGGTCATCAGTCATGCCAAAGTGATGGGTATTTCCGTCAACATTTACCTGGAAGACTGGTCGAACGGGATGCGCCATAGCCCCGATTATGTGTTTCAAATGGTCGATGCGCTACAAAATGAAGCGGTTGCCCGAATCATGTTGCCGGATACACTCGGCATTCTCAACCCAGACGAAGCCGGCGATTTTTGCAAACAAATGCTAGATCGGTTTCCGAATGTCCAATTCGATTTCCACGCCCATAATGACTATGACTTGGCTACTGCCAATATCTATACGGCTATTAAGTCGGGCATCAATTGCCTGCACACGACCTTGAATGGCTTAGGAGAGCGGGCAGGAAATGTACCTTTATCCAGTGTGATAGGCGTTGTCAAAGATTTACTCCACCATGAAATGAATGTCAATGAAAAAAAACTATTTGCTGTTAGTAAAATGGTAGAGTCTCTCTCTGGCATTCGCATCCCTCCGAACAAGCCACTCATCGGCGAAAATGTCTTTACCCAAACCAGTGGTATTCATGCCGACGGTGACAATAAAAACAACCTTTACTTCAACGATCTTCACCCTGAGCGTTTCGACCGAAAGCGCCAATACGCCCTTGGCAAATTGGCCGGCAAGGCCAGCATCAAAAAAAACCTGGATGAATTGGGTATAGAGCTTGATGCAGAATCGATGAAAAAACTCACCCGCAAAATCAATGAATTGGGTGACCAAAAAGAAGTCGTAACCCAAGCAGACCTCCCCTACATCATTGCTGATGTGTTGGAAAGTATGCCCATCGCGCAAAGAATCATCGTCAAAAACTATGCTTTATCTGTCGCGGCGGGCCTGCGCTCTATGGCGACCATCAGCATCGAAATAGATGGCAAAACCCACGAAGAGACAGCCTCTGGCGAAGGCCAATACGACGCCTTTATGAATGCCCTCTGGCGCATCTATGAACGCCTCGAAAAGCCCTACCCCACCCTGATTGACTATAAAGTCGTGATCCCTCCTGGCGGAGAAACCCATGCCCTTTGTCGCACCACCATTACCTGGGAAATGAACGACAAACAGGTCAAGACGACCGGACTTGATTCGGACCAGGCAGTCGCGGCCATTAAGGCGACGATTAAAATGTTGAATTTGATTGAGAATGGGTTAGGGGTAAAGGGAAATGAACGGAGGGCTTGA